The following coding sequences are from one Paenibacillus sp. JDR-2 window:
- a CDS encoding cytochrome c oxidase subunit II, whose product MHKWIMFVLLSAASLLGVYLLTFGLPAKPVDESASLPEGTVLVKVEANSDFTYGQEEYHVKVGDKVILKLQNKSGIHGLKIEDLNVDLEGDNLETNLEFDKPGEYVMHCSVPCGAGHADMKAKLIVDAA is encoded by the coding sequence ATGCACAAATGGATCATGTTCGTACTATTATCAGCGGCATCTCTTCTCGGGGTATACTTGCTGACATTCGGCCTCCCAGCCAAACCGGTAGACGAATCTGCTTCACTTCCTGAAGGTACGGTACTCGTTAAAGTTGAAGCGAACAGCGACTTTACTTACGGTCAAGAGGAATACCATGTGAAGGTTGGCGACAAAGTTATCCTTAAGCTGCAAAATAAAAGCGGTATCCATGGTTTGAAGATTGAAGATCTGAACGTTGATCTCGAAGGCGATAATCTCGAGACAAACCTGGAATTTGACAAGCCAGGCGAATACGTAATGCATTGCTCCGTCCCATGCGGCGCAGGTCATGCGGATATGAAAGCAAAGCTTATTGTAGACGCGGCATAA
- a CDS encoding phage holin family protein, translating into MQLVMVCSVSGIIGSVITFAFGGWMESLTLLVVAMGIDYVSGLTASIKEGRGLNSFFGAWGLARKGMMLLVILLAHRIDILLELDNITMGAAIYFYIANEIISIIENYGRIGLPLPDRIRKIIEVLKDKEK; encoded by the coding sequence ATGCAGTTAGTCATGGTGTGCTCGGTTAGCGGGATTATCGGCTCTGTGATTACGTTTGCATTCGGCGGATGGATGGAATCATTAACTCTATTGGTAGTTGCCATGGGCATTGATTACGTGTCAGGCTTAACCGCATCAATTAAGGAAGGGAGAGGTTTGAACAGCTTCTTCGGTGCCTGGGGGCTGGCACGCAAAGGAATGATGCTGCTCGTCATTCTTCTTGCGCATCGGATTGATATTTTGCTTGAGCTGGATAATATAACCATGGGGGCAGCTATCTATTTCTATATAGCGAATGAGATCATTTCTATTATAGAAAACTACGGCCGGATTGGTCTTCCGCTTCCCGACCGCATACGCAAAATAATTGAAGTGCTGAAGGATAAAGAGAAGTAA
- a CDS encoding YtxH domain-containing protein codes for MASSKQTKGFLFGAIAGGIIGSVTALLFAPKAGKELRHDISEGARRVQENTVRAAGQVSDTTVRIAKQIGNQATELADTARAAAGAAVSSVKQRRAELAESVEEVTDEATDSFEDAAEEIFEDAKELQTIN; via the coding sequence ATGGCATCAAGTAAACAAACAAAAGGGTTTCTGTTTGGCGCAATCGCAGGAGGTATCATTGGTTCGGTGACGGCATTATTGTTCGCGCCTAAAGCGGGCAAGGAGCTGCGTCATGACATCTCGGAAGGCGCAAGAAGAGTTCAGGAGAATACCGTTAGGGCGGCAGGTCAAGTATCCGATACAACGGTTAGAATCGCGAAGCAAATCGGCAATCAGGCGACTGAGCTGGCTGATACGGCAAGAGCGGCAGCGGGAGCCGCTGTATCCAGCGTGAAACAACGCCGCGCCGAGCTGGCAGAATCGGTAGAGGAAGTAACGGATGAAGCAACGGATAGTTTTGAAGATGCCGCGGAAGAAATTTTCGAAGACGCAAAAGAGCTTCAAACCATCAACTAA
- a CDS encoding Dabb family protein, with protein MITHIVLFKLKDGSSENVERTAQVLRDMEGKIDELKSIEVGLDVIHSARSYDIALITRFESMEALEAYQVHPVHQKVIEHINEVREAAVAVDFVS; from the coding sequence ATGATTACGCATATCGTATTGTTCAAGCTGAAGGACGGAAGCAGTGAAAATGTAGAACGCACGGCTCAAGTATTGCGGGATATGGAAGGCAAAATCGACGAGCTGAAATCGATCGAAGTTGGACTTGACGTTATCCATTCGGCACGCTCTTACGACATTGCTCTGATCACGAGATTCGAGTCGATGGAAGCGCTTGAAGCGTATCAGGTTCATCCCGTACATCAAAAGGTCATCGAGCATATTAACGAAGTTCGCGAAGCTGCTGTTGCCGTTGACTTCGTAAGCTAA
- a CDS encoding DUF86 domain-containing protein codes for MYYVNKEQIAVRLKAIPDIATALEALAASWQGTLLEGLAQERALHLAIETVTDVGSYLIDGFILRDASSYEDIVEITGEAGAFPEAMQPLLIELVKLRKPLVQDYYSWPRAELHALTRDIPEQLRLFGESVQQYLERELQGESDLRKD; via the coding sequence ATGTATTATGTAAATAAAGAACAAATTGCAGTTAGATTAAAGGCTATTCCGGATATCGCAACGGCGCTTGAAGCATTGGCTGCAAGCTGGCAGGGTACGCTGCTTGAAGGTCTGGCACAGGAGCGGGCTTTACACCTCGCGATTGAGACCGTTACGGATGTCGGCAGTTACCTGATTGACGGTTTTATTTTAAGGGATGCCAGCAGTTACGAGGATATTGTGGAAATTACCGGAGAAGCGGGCGCTTTCCCGGAAGCGATGCAGCCTCTGCTTATCGAGCTGGTCAAGCTCCGCAAACCGCTTGTTCAGGATTATTACAGCTGGCCTAGAGCCGAGCTGCATGCCCTGACGAGGGATATTCCGGAGCAGCTTCGTTTGTTCGGCGAGTCTGTACAGCAGTATTTGGAGCGCGAGCTGCAAGGCGAATCCGATTTACGAAAAGATTGA
- a CDS encoding helix-turn-helix transcriptional regulator, with product MLEKQRAMETESRSVEGTTRGRILFLLKTNGRLSAGQLSGELGITEMAVRRHMYALEREGSIGIVSVKQGMGRPVHAYELTRLADDRFPKNYNLLALDLLEELAEDPETAGLITRMFEGRQQKLLDRYEPRMTGKSLSEKVTELEAIQNAGGYMAKVEDKDNGQYVLHEYNCPIAQVAGKYEQACSCELSLFESLLQTKVERTECLAKGGGRCSYTIGIKHLANGS from the coding sequence ATGCTGGAGAAGCAACGCGCGATGGAAACGGAATCCCGCAGCGTGGAAGGAACAACACGGGGCCGGATATTGTTCTTGCTGAAGACAAACGGCCGATTAAGTGCGGGACAGTTGTCTGGAGAGCTTGGAATAACCGAAATGGCAGTAAGGCGGCATATGTACGCACTCGAGCGTGAGGGCAGCATCGGCATCGTCTCCGTTAAGCAGGGGATGGGGCGGCCGGTACACGCTTACGAGCTGACGAGGCTTGCCGATGACCGCTTCCCGAAAAATTATAATCTTCTTGCGCTTGATTTGCTTGAGGAACTGGCGGAAGACCCCGAGACGGCAGGGCTAATTACCCGCATGTTCGAGGGACGCCAGCAGAAGCTGCTGGACCGGTACGAACCAAGGATGACCGGCAAAAGCCTGTCGGAGAAAGTAACGGAGCTGGAAGCGATTCAGAATGCCGGCGGCTACATGGCTAAGGTAGAAGATAAGGATAACGGTCAATACGTTCTCCATGAATATAACTGTCCGATTGCGCAAGTCGCGGGTAAATACGAGCAGGCTTGCAGCTGCGAGCTTTCCTTGTTCGAGTCCTTGCTCCAGACGAAGGTGGAGCGGACGGAATGCCTTGCCAAAGGCGGGGGAAGATGCAGCTATACCATCGGAATTAAACATCTGGCTAACGGTTCTTAA
- a CDS encoding MFS transporter, with amino-acid sequence MNIQKSQHEPNSEPTVDKHALIFGLISVFLCGLGFSIITPVVPFLVQPYTSNPSEQAIFVTLLTSVYAVCVFFAAPALGALSDKYGRRPLLLICLLGSAIGYFVFGLGGALWILFAGRIIEGITGGSIGTIFAYFADIIPPEQRTKYFGWVSAVVGVGTVIGPALGGLIAKLGYSAPLYFGAAITLWNVVYGYLFMPESLNKHHRLKQITFVRLNPFMQLANLLSMKTLKRLLVSAFLLWIPSGSLQAVFSQFTMDAFNWKPAVIGLMFSIMGIQDILSQGFIMPRLLKRLHDKQIAILGMVSEMIGYSFIAASAVFSFYPLLIAGMFIFGFGDSIFGPSFNGMLSKSADSSEQGRIQGGSQSIQALARMIGPIVGGQIYVMFGHAAPAFMGMILIAAAIPVLYRSTQAT; translated from the coding sequence GTGAATATACAGAAATCGCAGCATGAACCAAACTCAGAACCAACCGTTGACAAGCACGCCTTGATATTTGGCCTTATCTCTGTATTTCTTTGCGGGCTAGGGTTTAGTATTATAACGCCTGTTGTCCCATTTTTAGTGCAACCTTATACTAGCAATCCGAGTGAACAAGCGATCTTTGTTACGCTTCTAACTTCCGTTTATGCCGTCTGCGTGTTTTTTGCGGCCCCCGCGCTAGGCGCTTTGAGCGACAAATACGGACGCCGTCCGCTGCTCTTAATCTGTCTGCTCGGTTCCGCAATCGGTTATTTCGTATTTGGCTTGGGAGGAGCCCTGTGGATACTCTTTGCCGGACGCATCATAGAAGGAATAACGGGCGGGAGCATCGGCACGATCTTCGCCTATTTTGCTGACATCATCCCTCCGGAGCAGAGAACCAAATATTTCGGATGGGTGAGCGCCGTTGTTGGCGTCGGAACCGTTATTGGCCCTGCTCTAGGCGGGTTGATTGCCAAGCTTGGTTATTCCGCCCCCCTGTATTTCGGAGCCGCAATTACGTTGTGGAACGTGGTGTACGGATACCTGTTTATGCCGGAGAGTCTCAACAAACATCATCGATTGAAGCAGATTACCTTCGTCAGGCTGAATCCATTCATGCAGCTTGCAAACCTGCTTTCCATGAAAACCTTAAAAAGGCTGCTTGTCTCCGCGTTCTTGCTTTGGATTCCGAGCGGATCCTTGCAAGCCGTCTTCTCGCAATTCACAATGGATGCTTTCAACTGGAAGCCTGCCGTAATCGGACTCATGTTTTCCATAATGGGGATCCAGGACATCCTGTCGCAAGGCTTCATCATGCCCAGGCTTTTGAAAAGGCTCCATGATAAACAGATCGCCATTCTCGGAATGGTCTCGGAGATGATCGGCTACAGTTTTATTGCTGCATCGGCCGTGTTCTCCTTTTATCCACTGCTTATCGCCGGCATGTTTATATTCGGGTTTGGCGATTCGATCTTTGGCCCTTCCTTCAACGGAATGCTCTCCAAATCAGCCGATTCCAGCGAACAAGGAAGGATTCAAGGCGGCAGCCAATCCATTCAGGCATTAGCAAGAATGATCGGCCCAATCGTTGGAGGTCAAATCTATGTGATGTTTGGCCACGCCGCTCCTGCTTTTATGGGAATGATCCTTATTGCAGCGGCAATACCCGTTCTATATAGGAGTACGCAAGCGACATGA
- a CDS encoding MarR family transcriptional regulator yields MNKEDQVITGFRDLYNKLVWLNKTKMEVSLKGYKSSEVHCIEYIGRNADSNVTKLAESFYMTSGAISKMTKKLIHKGLIQSYQKPENKKEIYFRLTEQGKAIDKIHYDLHKEFQERDKAVFDQITEEQFEGVLRFVEKYSNHLDAEIKKQGLDMKSENE; encoded by the coding sequence ATGAACAAGGAAGACCAGGTCATAACGGGTTTCAGGGACTTATATAACAAGCTGGTTTGGCTAAATAAAACGAAGATGGAAGTCAGTCTTAAGGGGTATAAGTCTTCTGAAGTGCATTGCATCGAATATATAGGAAGGAACGCGGATTCCAACGTCACAAAACTTGCGGAATCCTTTTATATGACAAGCGGCGCTATAAGCAAAATGACGAAGAAGCTCATTCATAAGGGCTTAATCCAAAGCTATCAGAAGCCGGAAAATAAGAAAGAAATCTATTTCAGGCTTACGGAGCAAGGGAAAGCCATTGATAAAATCCACTATGATCTTCATAAAGAGTTTCAAGAACGGGATAAAGCCGTATTCGATCAGATCACCGAAGAACAATTCGAAGGAGTTCTCAGGTTCGTAGAAAAGTATAGCAATCATTTGGATGCGGAGATAAAGAAACAAGGCTTGGATATGAAGTCGGAAAATGAATAA
- a CDS encoding DUF948 domain-containing protein: MTVMEWSALIAAITFVILAAGLLIGVRTALTRLSQLQLQAEAMQADIRQTSGKMGAFADTAQQTVNTAHLQLQQANRLFEAVGQIGDTIGHTTTAIHRVSSVVSQSAVKHAESAAAERQASSMLEWMELGMAFWQQWQTNRKRYEPSNNGQGE; encoded by the coding sequence ATGACGGTTATGGAATGGAGTGCGCTGATTGCTGCCATCACATTTGTAATTCTTGCTGCGGGCCTCTTGATCGGCGTTCGTACTGCGCTTACCAGGCTGTCGCAGCTGCAGCTTCAGGCGGAGGCGATGCAGGCGGATATCCGGCAGACTTCCGGTAAAATGGGAGCTTTTGCGGATACGGCCCAGCAGACGGTCAACACCGCGCATCTTCAACTGCAGCAGGCGAACCGGCTGTTTGAAGCGGTCGGACAGATCGGGGATACGATCGGACATACGACAACGGCGATTCATCGCGTGTCCAGCGTTGTTTCGCAATCCGCAGTCAAACATGCGGAGAGTGCGGCGGCAGAGCGGCAGGCGAGTTCCATGCTTGAATGGATGGAGCTTGGTATGGCTTTCTGGCAGCAATGGCAGACTAACCGTAAACGTTATGAACCCTCCAACAACGGGCAGGGCGAATAG
- a CDS encoding PDZ domain-containing protein, with the protein MARHARYYLAGIIAVMLFILAAELIWLPAPLQTSSGMLWIDMIDDLLYGLAVIPLLWGIGALIGIRRLWTEQGRLSGRKRRWLLLTVRTLLLAVSVVGVVFLLVKPDDLLIGLGVLAIGLILLFIDLIWSDTVYRRLAGRGDRLRWPWRSLMGLVLMAALFACLAFPTSYNVTYPGLTMGMNRYAHVDGGKPAGSISGVLVFERIAVPADWLYAKLLPMYSFEKRSKNEPPLTESYTEVVQMKQGADDVAGAIAMGKAGIGKGIELTGARVLAVADNAPSKSLIKAGDVIIALNGKTIRNMTELTDYMANQVKPGDPVEVTLLRGKETIKVQVPTGEAEASGDLPRRAVFGIGAENDWHADIPRQIAYHHYIAHIGGPSHGAMLTLALIDQLTPGGVTHGVRVAGTGTIEPDGSIGLVGGIPQKAYAVSRTDAEVFFVPAASLEEAKEAAPALNIVPVKTIDEVLDWLKAHAKE; encoded by the coding sequence ATGGCTCGTCATGCTCGTTATTATTTGGCCGGAATCATTGCGGTCATGCTCTTTATCCTCGCCGCAGAGCTGATCTGGCTGCCCGCGCCGCTGCAGACCTCCTCCGGCATGCTCTGGATCGATATGATTGACGATCTGCTGTATGGCCTTGCCGTTATCCCATTGTTATGGGGGATCGGGGCACTGATCGGGATCAGGCGGTTATGGACGGAGCAGGGCAGATTAAGCGGCAGAAAAAGAAGATGGCTCCTGCTTACCGTCCGCACGCTGCTTCTTGCGGTAAGTGTGGTGGGAGTTGTATTCTTGCTCGTAAAACCGGATGATCTCTTGATCGGCCTTGGCGTACTCGCGATTGGTCTGATTCTGCTGTTTATTGATCTAATCTGGAGCGATACCGTATACCGAAGGCTTGCGGGCAGAGGCGATAGGCTTAGATGGCCTTGGCGGAGCCTGATGGGGCTTGTCCTGATGGCTGCGCTATTTGCCTGCTTGGCTTTTCCTACGTCTTATAATGTCACCTATCCGGGTCTAACGATGGGCATGAACCGGTACGCGCATGTAGACGGAGGCAAGCCGGCAGGCAGCATCAGCGGCGTGCTTGTCTTTGAACGAATTGCCGTGCCTGCGGATTGGCTGTATGCCAAGCTTCTGCCGATGTACAGCTTTGAGAAGAGGAGCAAGAATGAACCGCCGTTAACCGAGTCTTACACGGAAGTTGTGCAGATGAAGCAAGGTGCAGATGACGTCGCGGGAGCTATCGCAATGGGCAAAGCGGGGATTGGCAAGGGGATTGAGCTCACCGGCGCCCGCGTGCTTGCCGTTGCGGATAACGCTCCGTCCAAGTCCTTGATTAAGGCGGGCGATGTCATTATCGCGTTAAACGGCAAGACGATCCGCAATATGACCGAGCTGACGGATTATATGGCGAACCAGGTTAAACCGGGCGATCCTGTTGAAGTAACGCTCCTGCGGGGCAAAGAGACGATTAAAGTTCAGGTTCCGACGGGTGAAGCGGAGGCGTCGGGAGACTTGCCGAGACGCGCCGTATTTGGCATCGGAGCAGAAAATGACTGGCATGCGGATATCCCGCGCCAGATTGCTTACCATCATTACATTGCGCATATCGGCGGACCTTCGCATGGCGCCATGCTGACGCTTGCGCTTATTGATCAGCTGACACCGGGCGGAGTAACGCATGGCGTACGTGTAGCCGGCACCGGCACCATCGAGCCGGACGGCTCGATTGGCCTTGTTGGCGGCATCCCGCAGAAGGCCTATGCCGTCAGCCGCACCGATGCCGAAGTGTTCTTCGTGCCCGCCGCATCGCTTGAGGAAGCGAAGGAGGCGGCGCCGGCGCTAAACATCGTGCCGGTGAAAACCATCGACGAGGTGCTGGATTGGCTGAAGGCGCACGCGAAGGAATAA
- a CDS encoding M14 family metallocarboxypeptidase yields the protein MEELVNGQYGYRDTVADCDRLMRTYPFVRGYVIGHSVLGRPIVALKCGEGTRRIHMNGSFHANEWITTPLLMRFVEEWAVACAQNGSLFGEQACQLYRESEVWIVPMVNPDGVQLALEGIDEANPFRQQLLLWNKGSEQFDQWKANIRGVDLNDQFPAHWEEERLRRGMEGPGPRDFPGPFPLSEPEAQALARLTQSLQFDSVLALHTQGEEIYWNYREYEPEHAEGLADRLGEASGYKPVKLTGSDAGYKDWFIQRFRRPGFTVEAGNGVNPLPPGAFNGIYSKIGPLLTEFLRLHR from the coding sequence ATGGAAGAGCTCGTAAACGGGCAATACGGGTACCGGGACACGGTGGCGGATTGCGACAGATTGATGCGTACTTATCCTTTTGTCCGGGGATACGTCATAGGGCATAGCGTGCTTGGCAGACCCATTGTGGCGCTCAAATGCGGGGAAGGCACGCGGCGTATCCATATGAACGGTTCCTTCCATGCGAATGAATGGATTACCACTCCGCTGCTCATGCGGTTCGTTGAAGAATGGGCCGTGGCATGCGCGCAGAATGGTTCACTGTTCGGGGAACAGGCTTGTCAGCTGTACCGGGAGTCGGAAGTATGGATCGTTCCGATGGTGAATCCCGACGGCGTTCAGCTTGCGCTCGAAGGCATTGACGAGGCGAATCCGTTCCGGCAGCAGTTATTGCTGTGGAATAAAGGCTCCGAGCAGTTCGATCAATGGAAAGCGAATATACGCGGCGTGGACCTGAATGACCAGTTTCCTGCCCACTGGGAAGAGGAAAGGCTTCGCAGAGGAATGGAAGGGCCGGGTCCACGCGATTTTCCGGGTCCGTTTCCGTTAAGCGAGCCCGAGGCTCAGGCACTTGCCCGTCTAACGCAATCGCTGCAATTCGACTCCGTGCTTGCTTTACATACGCAAGGCGAGGAGATCTATTGGAATTACCGGGAATACGAGCCGGAGCACGCTGAAGGCCTTGCGGACCGTCTTGGCGAGGCAAGCGGCTACAAGCCGGTAAAGCTTACGGGCAGCGATGCCGGGTATAAGGACTGGTTCATTCAACGATTTCGCAGGCCGGGCTTTACGGTTGAAGCGGGTAATGGCGTGAATCCGCTGCCTCCCGGAGCGTTTAACGGCATTTACTCGAAGATCGGCCCTTTGTTGACGGAATTTCTGCGGCTGCACCGCTGA
- the racE gene encoding glutamate racemase, translating into MQQPIAILDSGVGGLTVAREVMRQLPREKIVYFGDTARAPYGPRDPKIVTRFTREIVDYLIQFRPKMIVIACNTATAFALEEIRAIVDIPVVGVIKPGARAALGRTITGCIGVIGTEGTIKSGAYEHALLEISPDVHVISEACPLFVPLVEKGNFRSLQTYETIRSSIGHLRKFPMDSLILGCTHYPFLADVIQEVVGPDINLISSADETAREVSDILQDQGMLSRGEILPVHQFFCSGEPQMFKSIAQQWLGEQIELTPVVWQVPQIG; encoded by the coding sequence GTGCAGCAACCGATTGCGATACTAGACTCAGGCGTAGGCGGCCTTACCGTTGCCAGAGAGGTCATGCGCCAGCTGCCGCGTGAAAAAATCGTTTATTTTGGCGATACCGCCAGAGCTCCTTACGGTCCTCGCGACCCGAAGATTGTGACTCGTTTTACGCGTGAAATCGTAGATTATTTAATTCAATTTCGTCCTAAAATGATTGTTATAGCTTGCAACACCGCAACCGCATTTGCTTTGGAAGAAATACGCGCAATCGTGGATATCCCCGTGGTTGGCGTCATTAAGCCAGGAGCAAGAGCGGCGCTTGGCCGGACGATTACGGGCTGTATCGGAGTAATCGGCACGGAAGGTACGATAAAAAGCGGCGCTTACGAGCATGCTCTACTCGAAATTTCTCCTGATGTGCATGTCATTAGCGAGGCTTGCCCTCTTTTTGTTCCGCTTGTAGAGAAGGGAAATTTCCGTTCTTTACAAACCTATGAAACCATCCGCAGCTCGATAGGCCACCTTCGCAAATTCCCGATGGACAGCTTGATTCTGGGCTGCACCCACTATCCGTTTCTCGCTGATGTTATTCAGGAGGTTGTTGGTCCCGACATTAACCTGATCAGCTCGGCCGACGAGACTGCGCGAGAAGTAAGCGATATCCTGCAGGATCAAGGGATGCTGTCTCGCGGAGAAATCTTGCCGGTCCATCAATTTTTCTGCAGCGGGGAACCGCAAATGTTTAAGTCGATTGCCCAGCAATGGCTTGGGGAGCAAATTGAGCTGACTCCTGTCGTATGGCAGGTGCCTCAGATCGGATAA
- a CDS encoding extracellular solute-binding protein, translating to MKNFRIITLLLIIAFSLSSLAGCKQTGNNGQNATAEEKEDKQSPASGETLTYWAELNGNAASVKPRFQDVPFFQEWQKRTGVNLRFIQPPANQAKQALNVMLASGELPDMIEYEWATFPGGPEKAIKDGYILRLNDLIDKYAPNLKRYLSEHPDIDKQIKTADGSYYVFPFIQGDSRLRTYQGPIIRKDWLEELGLSVPVTIDDWHTVLMAFKEKKGVQAPLTFLSTPSPLFGVENGAFVGAFGVKKGFYLNGGQVKFGPIEPGYKQFLALFHEWYAEGLIDRNIATVDTRTIDSSMLNGRSGASIWNAGSGIGTWLPLVKEKDPGAEFVAAPYPVLHQGDRPMFGQRVNPYMSSGGVAISTKSSHAEEAVRMLDYGYGDEGHLLFNFGLEGVSYTMQGGNPTYTDLILHNPDKLAPSQAIAMYSRASYFGPFVQDVAYMEQYYMLPEQKEAVNIWADTDAEEYMLPPVQKTERESAEFSAIMQDATTLVDEMSLRIILGIDPLDSFDDYVAQLKALNIDRAIAIQKAALDRYNAK from the coding sequence ATGAAGAACTTTCGCATAATTACCCTCCTCCTGATCATCGCCTTTTCGCTAAGCAGTCTTGCCGGCTGCAAGCAAACGGGCAATAACGGACAAAATGCAACGGCCGAGGAGAAGGAGGACAAGCAATCGCCGGCTTCAGGCGAGACATTGACTTATTGGGCGGAATTAAACGGCAATGCCGCAAGTGTCAAGCCGCGGTTTCAGGACGTCCCCTTTTTCCAGGAATGGCAGAAGCGTACGGGCGTGAATCTGAGGTTCATTCAGCCTCCCGCCAACCAGGCGAAGCAGGCTTTGAATGTTATGCTGGCATCGGGCGAGCTGCCGGATATGATCGAATATGAGTGGGCGACCTTCCCCGGCGGGCCGGAGAAAGCGATAAAAGACGGCTATATCCTGAGGCTGAATGATCTGATTGATAAATACGCCCCGAATTTGAAGCGGTACTTAAGCGAGCATCCGGACATTGACAAGCAGATCAAGACGGCAGACGGCAGCTATTACGTGTTCCCCTTCATTCAGGGGGATTCTCGCCTGCGGACATACCAGGGTCCGATTATCCGCAAGGACTGGCTGGAGGAGCTGGGCTTGTCGGTTCCGGTGACGATTGACGATTGGCATACGGTGCTGATGGCATTCAAGGAGAAAAAAGGCGTACAGGCGCCGCTTACGTTCCTTAGTACGCCTAGTCCACTGTTTGGCGTGGAAAATGGCGCTTTTGTCGGGGCATTTGGCGTGAAGAAAGGGTTCTACCTGAATGGCGGGCAGGTCAAGTTTGGTCCGATCGAGCCGGGATACAAGCAGTTCCTGGCCTTGTTTCACGAATGGTATGCGGAAGGGCTGATTGACCGCAACATTGCAACCGTGGATACAAGAACGATCGATTCCAGCATGCTGAACGGAAGAAGCGGCGCGAGCATATGGAATGCTGGATCCGGGATCGGGACGTGGCTGCCGCTGGTGAAGGAGAAGGATCCTGGCGCAGAATTCGTAGCCGCGCCGTATCCGGTCCTTCATCAAGGGGATCGGCCGATGTTCGGACAAAGAGTGAATCCTTATATGAGCAGCGGCGGTGTCGCGATATCTACGAAAAGCAGCCATGCCGAAGAGGCGGTTCGGATGCTTGATTACGGCTATGGAGATGAGGGGCATTTGCTCTTCAACTTCGGATTAGAAGGCGTCAGCTATACGATGCAAGGCGGTAATCCGACATATACGGATCTAATCCTCCATAACCCGGACAAGCTTGCTCCGTCCCAAGCGATTGCCATGTACAGCAGAGCGAGTTATTTTGGCCCGTTCGTTCAAGACGTAGCTTACATGGAGCAGTATTATATGCTTCCGGAGCAGAAGGAGGCGGTGAATATATGGGCGGATACCGACGCGGAGGAGTATATGCTGCCGCCGGTACAGAAGACCGAGAGGGAAAGCGCGGAGTTCTCCGCCATTATGCAGGATGCCACGACACTCGTGGATGAAATGTCCTTGCGCATTATTCTGGGAATTGATCCTCTCGATTCGTTCGATGATTATGTCGCCCAGCTCAAAGCGCTGAATATTGACCGGGCGATCGCGATACAGAAGGCGGCGCTTGACCGCTATAATGCCAAATAG
- a CDS encoding heme biosynthesis protein HemY, with the protein MNVKITRNAAKVLKLELDKPENEGKKLRVYVTHSHGDHAHYGMAIDEPNEKDVVVSTDKEIDVILEKDNEFLDGVRVDYFYVPEEGFAVTNPSKGNSGDH; encoded by the coding sequence ATGAATGTCAAAATTACGCGCAACGCTGCGAAAGTACTGAAATTGGAATTGGACAAGCCTGAGAACGAAGGCAAGAAGCTTCGCGTATACGTAACGCATTCTCATGGCGACCATGCGCATTACGGCATGGCGATTGACGAGCCTAACGAGAAGGACGTTGTCGTATCGACGGATAAAGAGATCGACGTTATCCTGGAGAAGGACAACGAATTCCTCGACGGCGTACGTGTTGATTACTTCTACGTGCCGGAAGAAGGCTTTGCGGTAACGAACCCGTCCAAAGGCAACAGCGGCGACCACTAA